In Aspergillus luchuensis IFO 4308 DNA, chromosome 1, nearly complete sequence, the following are encoded in one genomic region:
- a CDS encoding glycoside hydrolase family 55 protein (CAZy:GH55;~COG:S;~EggNog:ENOG410PKNM;~InterPro:IPR012334,IPR011050,IPR024535;~PFAM:PF12708), with product MPNNDGCNVEDFHCACDSCFLSNFNWGFPIADSTFHLWHQRRALANPPRPRSHNTSITELQQAQKLVEAAVAQQSEYNAWRVANPKRNTYQSRHSNASHSSTQYELSAQPVAPTLDSRLRAAAALLAERHAAQQLRNGTLHKSYSQFTKARRPLTSSKQDSTDSSSDYWPAQVDHGRPPMGWDSSYPVYRDVTDPKFGAKGDGVTDDTDAINAAISYGGSCQENCESSSTKGTFIYFPPGTYLISSPLNASYYSQLVGNANDLPVIKTSPSFIGLGAIQSDVYIPNDNGNEWYIEQSNFYRQVRNFIIDIEETTTANAAGLHWQVAQATSLTNVYITASSSAGTTQMGIYTENGSGGFMSGCTLSGGSYGIYGGNQQYTVRDFEIFGQTNASIGLIWDWGWTWSGLRLSSSPIGISLINPQDPSGQPSGSTYILDSMFDETPIAIQASFEQSSILESSIITLDNVGVNAVDTMVSFTDGTSLDLPNGDVDFVVIGNIQQQSDNTFGYYEVNVQQPPPPLLDAGQDQIIYRDSYFYKDRPQYESLSLDSIVSVKDHGAAGDGATDDTAAIVAALALATADNLIYFPPGSYIVTSTIVIPAHARITGQVWSQLVASGDYFADMTSPKVMIQVGNPGDVGTVEISDMLFTSIGELPGLVMVEWNVQAEIQGSVGIWDSHFRVGGAYGSKLQLDECPTGDSIASGCVAASLMLHIAPEANGYFENMWLWVADHDIDDPANTQITVGVARGLLVESTSGPTWMYGTASEHSILYQYNFVNSTNTLAGMIQTESPYYQFTDATESPGPFNASMGLFTNDPAFPDTTCNASPELCNFAWAVTMKDNTNLTVAGAGLYSWYDNYVETCVDTQNCQQRMVQDQGDNYGLYVWNLITIGSVEMISNDNDIIYAANNTQAIGHPYWSALAAYLDDYEQPIWSCTDDSTDPACQSTWKCDLTQQYATVDDLNGALSSYPDQCMPYYAMNTLYTTLNASLANYTETNKNYDKYFGYYKQYVREMVPDAINAFMAASTPSQPEGGAGNKYFDCTCEGYGPTSTQQCPFTYTQLMGATRYTMTYTLKDADGFYSELESTYGINRTWVTFGDEGGPTHEVGHCIPGACSGGTDYRYVNIPQAVKSNEINVGNPKDVITAALPSVGTLQNNLLARKMDINLGAWGGGMQDLLETFSMPVLMLQQAIASMANVKAIGEKQAKEDKIKLVLEILGIAFAFVPFLDDITPELDVLDGVFETVSATGNVALGIQSIVSDPSSAPMVLLDLIAGGGLRDEDDYSEAAAARRAVTEDDLEKIGKDYKVEQDKFDDITKPKCRV from the exons ATGCCGAATAATGATGGCTGCAATGTGGAGGACTTTCATTGTGCTTGTGATTCTTGCTTTCTGTCTAATTTTAACTGGGGCTTCCCAATCGCCGACTCAACTTTCCATCTGTGGCATCAGCGGAGAGCCCTTGCCAATCCACCGAGGCCGCGTTCCCACAATACCTCGATCACTGAGCTGCAACAGGCTCAGAAGCTCGTGGAGGCTGCTGTGGCACAACAATCCGAATATAATGCCTGGAGAGTGGCGAATCCTAAGCGCAACACATATCAATCGCGCCACTCCAATGCTTCGCATTCCTCAACCCAGTACGAATTGTCTGCACAGCCGGTGGCGCCCACGTTGGACTCTCGTCTCAGAGCTGCAGCCGCACTCCTTGCTGAGCGTCACGCAGCACAGCAGCTAAGGAATGGCACTCTTCACAAATCTTACAGTCAGTTCACCAAGGCGCGCAGGCCCTTGACATCGTCGAAACAGGACAGTACAGACTCATCGTCGGACTACTGGCCGGCCCAGGTCGACCACGGTCGCCCGCCCATGGGGTGGGATTCGTCCTATCCCGTCTATCGAGACGTTACCGATCCAAAGTTTGGAGCCAAGGGCGACGGGGTGACGGATGACACCGATGCTATTAATGCCGCAATCTCCTACGGAGGAAGTTGCCAGGAAAACTGCGAATCTTCCTCGACCAAGGGTACATTTATCTATTTCCCCCCAGGCACATACCTCATCTCCTCGCCCCTCAATGCCTCTTACTACTCTCAGTTGGTGGGTAATGCAAATGACCTTCCCGTGATCAAAACGTCTCCATCGTTCATTGGCCTGGGGGCAATTCAAAGTGATGTTTATATCCCGAACGACAATGGAAATGAGTGGTACATTGAA CAATCCAATTTCTATCGTCAAGTCCGGAACTTCATCATTGATATCGAggagaccaccaccgcgaATGCTGCCGGATTGCATTGGCAGGTTGCGCAAGCGACCTCCCTAACCAACGTGTACATAACCGCCAGCTCAAGTGCCGGAACCACCCAGATGGGCATTTACACCGAAAATGGTAGCGGTGGCTTCATGTCGGGCTGCACACTCTCAGGTGGATCGTATGGCATTTATGGTGGTAACCAGCAGTACACGGTCCGCGATTTCGAGATATTCGGTCAGACTAATGCGAGCATTGGTTTGATCTGGGATTGGGGTTGGACGTGGTCTGGATTGCGTCTCTCCAGTTCACCCATAGGAATAAGCCTGATCAATCCTCAGGATCCTTCTGGCCAGCCATCTGGATCTACGTACATCCTTGATAGCATGTTCGATGAAACTCCCATTGCTATTCAGGCGAGCTTCGAGCAGTCAAGCATTCTGGAATCCAGCATTATCACGCTGGACAACGTCGGCGTCAACGCTGTCGACACAATGGTTTCCTTCACTGATGGCACGAGCCTCGATCTTCCTAATGGTGATGTGGACTTCGTGGTCATCGGGAAcatccaacaacaatccGACAACACCTTTGGTTACTACGAAGTGAACGTGCAGCAACCTCCACCGCCTCTTCTAGATGCTGGTCAGGACCAGATCATTTACCGAGACTCGTATTTTTACAAAGACCGCCCGCAGTATGAGTCCCTCTCCTTGGATAGCATCGTCAGCGTGAAAGATCATGGAGCGGCTGGCGATGGAGCTACAGATGACACAGCGGCTATTGTCGCGGCCCTCGCCCTGGCCACCGCCGACAATCTGATTTATTTCCCTCCCGGCTCCTACATCGTCACCTCTACCATCGTGATTCCAGCACATGCCCGTATTACTGGACAAGTATGGTCACAGCTTGTGGCATCGGGCGACTATTTCGCCGACATGACCTCCCCCAAGGTCATGATCCAAGTGGGCAACCCCGGTGATGTGGGGACGGTGGAAATAAGTGATATGCTCTTTACCTCTATTGGAGAGCTACcagggttggtgatggtggagtgGAACGTTCAGGCCGAGATACAGGGCTCGGTGGGTATTTGGGACTCGCACTTTCGGGTGGGAGGCGCGTATGGCAGCAAACTGCAGCTGGACGAGTGTCCTACCGGCGACTCGATTGCATCAGGTTGTGTGGCCGCTTCTTTAATGCTACACATCGCCCCAGAAGCAAATGGGTACTTTGAAAACATGTGGCTGTGGGTGGCTGATCACGATATTGACGACCCAGCCAACACACAAATCACCGTCGGGGTTGCTCGAGGGCTTCTAGTTGAGTCAACCTCAGGGCCAACCTGGATGTACGGCACTGCCTCAGAGCATTCAATCCTTTATCAATACAATTTCGTCAACTCTACCAACACACTGGCTGGCATGATACAGACCGAATCTCCATACTATCAGTTTACCGATGCCACGGAGTCCCCCGGGCCCTTCAACGCATCGATGGGCCTCTTCACGAACGACCCTGCCTTTCCGGACACCACTTGCAATGCGTCGCCGGAGCTCTGCAATTTCGCATGGGCGGTGACCATGAAAGATAACACCAACCTAACCGTTGCGGGAGCCGGCCTCTACTCCTGGTACGACAATTACGTCGAGACCTGTGTCGACACCCAGAATTGCCAGCAGCGGATGGTCCAAGATCAGGGCGATAACTATGGTCTCTACGTGTGGAATCTTATTACAATCGGTTCCGTGGAAATGATCAGCAATGACAACGATATCATCTACGCGGCGAACAACACGCAGGCTATCGGACATCCCTACTGGAGCGCCCTCGCAGCTTATCTGGACGACTACGAGCAGCCAATTTGGTCGTGCACAGATGATTCCACCGACCCGGCCTGTCAGTCAACCTGGAAGTGCGACTTGACCCAGCAGTATGCAACGGTCGACGATCTCAACGGGGCTCTGAGCAGCTATCCAGATCAATGCATGCCGTACTACGCAATGAACACTCTCTACACCACTCTGAATGCCTCTCTCGCCAATTACACTGAAACCAACAAGAACTATGACAAGTACTTCGGATACTACAAACAATACGTTCGCGAGATGGTCCCTGACGCCATCAACGCCTTCATGGCCGCCTCGACGCCCAGTCAACCCGAAGGCGGAGCGGGTAACAAGTATTTCGATTGCACCTGCGAGGGCTATGGACCGACCTCAACGCAGCAGTGTCCGTTCACCTACACCCAGTTGATGGGCGCCACCAGATATACTATGACATACACTCTCAAGGACGCCGATGGCTTCTACAGCGAGCTCGAAAGCACCTACGGGATCAATCGCACCTGGGTGACCTTCGGCGACGAAGGGGGCCCTACACACGAGGTTGGCCACTGTATTCCGGGGGCTTGCTCGGGAGGCACCGATTATCGGTATGTTAATATCCCCCAAGCGGTCAAGTCCAACGAAATCAACGTTGGTAACCCCAAGGACGTCATCACTGCGGCGCTGCCCTCTGTCGGCACCCTACAGAACAACCTCCTTGCGCGCAAGATGGATATCAATCTTGGTGCTTGGGGCGGCGGTATGCAGGACCTGCTTGAAACTTTCTCAATGCCCGTTCTCATGCTGCAGCAAGCTATCGCCTCCATGGCGAATGTGAAGGCGATTGGCGAGAAGCAGGCTAAGGAGGATAAAATCAAGCTCGTCCTGGAGATTCTGGGCATTGCCTTTGCTTTCGTTCCCTTCCTGGATGACATTACCCCTGAGCTGGATGTGCTGGACGGAGTCTTCGAGACTGTTTCTGCTACCGGTAACGTCGCCCTGGGCATCCAAAGCATCGTCTCAGACCCCAGCTCCGCCCCTATGGTGCTTCTGGATCTCATCGCTGGTGGGGGATTACGCGATGAAGACGACTACTCTGAGGCTGCCGCTGCCCGTCGCGCGGTGACTGAGGATGACTTGGAAAAGATTGGCAAGGATTACAAAGTGGAGCAGGACAAGTTCGATGATATTACGAAGCCAAAATGCCGTGTTTAG
- a CDS encoding uncharacterized protein (COG:G;~EggNog:ENOG410PG0X;~InterPro:IPR005828,IPR003663,IPR036259,IPR020846;~PFAM:PF00083,PF07690;~TransMembrane:11 (o38-59i71-89o95-116i128-148o160-180i255-279o291-313i320-339o345-372i393-410o416-434i);~go_component: GO:0016020 - membrane [Evidence IEA];~go_component: GO:0016021 - integral component of membrane [Evidence IEA];~go_function: GO:0022857 - transmembrane transporter activity [Evidence IEA];~go_process: GO:0055085 - transmembrane transport [Evidence IEA]), which yields MTITCGISYLLYGYDQGFMSGVLLAENYLQTMDQPSTFMQGLLSSLYTLGCFFGCVGSISFNEKIGRKKPILIGTVLISIGAVIQTAAYSPAQFIVGRIVSGMGTGLNTSVISVWQAETLPAKKRERFGAIQYVLVCTGTTISYWMAYALSYSANSVFQWRFLVAAQLVFAVLIMCLVPLMPESPRWHFVHGYRDKALYTLMRMHGTSDEQQSEVQAEVHLIQQAVELEARHGATKWVDLFKNEPRTQIFRRLMLGWWLMFMVMWSGVCSIGYYISYLFEVSVGLSHNLSLLLSGFNGLWYLLSAFIPFFVINHLGKRRCMMISAAGMGCCFLTMSLTIQSGTFAASIVCIVAFFLYYTFFALGYLAIPWLYNAEIMPLHLRSQGTALTTSSNWIWNFATVMMTPSLMSQQGWKGYLVFTVFNFCFVPVIYLLYPETTGRRLEEIDAIFYGTSVLVARTEWADKGRFEANPLGGVIQGLEPSQKETQHHVEYVSSNSENC from the exons ATGACCATAACATGCGGAATCTCATACCTTCTCTATGGCTATGACCAAGGGTTCATGTCAGGCGTGCT ACTCGCCGAGAATTATCTTCAAACAATGGACCAGCCATCAACCTTTATGCAAGGACTACTGTCTAGTCTTTACACGCTGGGGTGCTTTTTCGGTTGCGTCGGCAGTATATCATTCAACGAGAAGATTGGTCGGAAGAAGCCTATATTAATCGGCACAGTCCTGATCTCGATCGGCGCAGTCATTCAAACAGCCGCATACTCGCCAGCTCAATTTATCGTCGGAAGGATCGTGTCTGGGATGGGAACCGGACTGAACACGTCTGTGATCTCAGTGTGGCAGGCCGAGACCCTTCCAGCTAAAAAGCGAGAGCGATTCGGAGCCATCCAGTATGTGTTGGTTTGCACAGGTACAACCATCAGCTACTGGATGGCGTATGCTCTGTCCTATTCTGCAAATAGTGTTTTTCAATGGCGCTTCCTGGTCGCAGCACAGCTTGTGTTTGCGGTGCTGATAATGTGCCTTG TTCCATTGATGCCGGAGTCTCCTAGATGGCACTTCGTCCACGGCTACCGAGACAAAGCCTTGTATACACTGATGAGAATGCATGGGACATCGGATGAACAGCAGAGCGAAGTCCAAGCAGAGGTCCATTTGATCCAGCAAGCTGTGGAGCTTGAAGCCAGACATGGAGCGACTAAATGGGTGGATCTATTTAAGAATGAGCCACGCACGCAAATTTTCCGACGCCTCATGCTAGGGTGGTG GTTGATGTTCATGGTGATGTGGTCCGGCGTCTGCAGCATCGGCTATTACATTTCATACCTCTTCGAAGTCTCCGTCGGTCTCAGTCACAACTTGTCCCTGCTCCTTTCCGGGTTCAACGGTCTCTGGTATCTGTTATCAGCATTTATCCCATTTTTTGTGATCAATCATCTCGGCAAGCGGCGGTGTATGATGATTAGCGCTGCTGGCATGGGCTGCTGTTTCCTGACAATGTCACTAACGATCCAGTCGGGCACGTTTGCAGCCTCGATTGTCTGCATTGTTGCCTTCTTCCTGTACTACACCTTCTTCGCACTAGGATATCTGGCGATACCCTGGTTGTACAATGCCGAAATTATGCCTCTTCATCTGCGATCCCAGGGGACAGCTCTGACGACCTCCTCGAATTGGATTTGGAACTTCGCCACCGTCATGATGACTCCCTCGCTGATGAGCCAGCAGGGCTGGAAGGGATACCTAGTATTTACGGTGTTTAATTTCTGCTTTGTGCCGGTGATTTACCTGCTATATCCGGAGACTACCGGCCGACGGCTCGAGGAGATCGACGCGATATTCTACGGGACTTCGGTCTTGGTAGCCCGAACAGAGTGGGCCGACAAAGGCCGGTTTGAAGCCAACCCGCTAGGAGGGGTCATCCAGGGGCTAGAACCTTCGCAGAAGGAAACACAACACCACGTGGAGTACGTCAGCTCAAACTCGGAGAATTGCTAG
- a CDS encoding uncharacterized protein (COG:Q;~EggNog:ENOG410Q2DA;~InterPro:IPR043926,IPR027417,IPR003593,IPR010929, IPR017871,IPR029481,IPR003439,IPR013525,IPR034003;~PFAM:PF01061,PF00005,PF06422,PF14510;~TransMembrane:13 (o483-503i515-537o557-580i592-613o619-640i729-746o1140-1160i1172-1195o1215-1243i1255-1275o1281-1301i1308-1326o1408-1427i);~go_component: GO:0016020 - membrane [Evidence IEA];~go_component: GO:0016021 - integral component of membrane [Evidence IEA];~go_function: GO:0005524 - ATP binding [Evidence IEA];~go_function: GO:0016887 - ATPase activity [Evidence IEA];~go_function: GO:0042626 - ATPase-coupled transmembrane transporter activity [Evidence IEA];~go_process: GO:0055085 - transmembrane transport [Evidence IEA]): MDPSHRDGADENDLSLQLTKTQTASSVVTNEQRRALTNIASELHTESLAAVITNEKALDPSHPQFDPYQWAKVTIRALDAEDIDARQQGILFEDLSVHGSGSSLHLQQTVLSTLMSPFKLATSAFRSKKSTRRTILHSHDGLLESGELLLVLGRPGSGCSTFLKTISGHLHGLDLDPQSNVQYKGIAFNQMIKEYRGEVLYNQEVDKHFPHLTVGETLEFAAHARAPHNRIGGMSRAEYVKTRVQVIMAFFGLSHTYNTKVGNDFIRGVSGGERKRVSIAEMALSNAPIGAWDNSTRGLDAAMALEFVQALRLSSDLVGSCHAVAAYQTSESMYQLFDQVVVLYEGRQIYYGPQQEAAQYFEEMGWERPLKQITPDFLTSITNPRERIARKDMADRVPRTPAEFEAYWKKSPQYQALKAKMHSYKARYAPGVELEKRFGESKQAQQAKHVRPKSPYLLSIPMQIRICLRRAYQRTRNDLPTTLITVFVQIALSLIIGSIFYNTPAATAGFFQRGATLYFSVLMNALITINEIMSLYAQRPVVEKQAGYAFVHPFAEALASIILDFPIKLFRCICFSIILYFMANLRREPSQFFIYILFLITTIVTMSGVFRSLGSATKSIGQAMALAGICVICMVVYTGFTLPQPYMHPWFSWIRWINPIFYSFEGLVANEFHGRHFECSEFIPNYASLSGDSFICSAVGAVAGAQTVSGDQFISLNYEYSYSHIWRNYGILIAFLVFFNALYLTITELSPGAKPTAEALVFRPGHVPANLQNDEETGVESVQAVTEGAGESDLGSAEIPEQKEIFTWKNLSYDIPVKEGTRRLLDEVSGFVKPGTLTALMGVSGAGKTTLLDVLAQRASLGVITGELFVNGKDLNASFPRKVGYVQQQDMHLAQSTVREALRFSAVLRQPKTVSLQEKYAYVEEVIKMLDMEDFAEAVVGNPGNGLNVCQRKLLSIGVELAAKPELLIFLDEPTSGLDSQSAWAICTFMRKLAHHGQAVLATIHQPSALLFEHFDRLLFLAKGGKTVYFGDIGQQSQTLLNYFQSNGARRCEATENPAEYMLDIIGAGASGKSTIDWVQTWNNSPERKELHAELDRICQKGASLPSRDETIAEFAMPLSSQFYYVTQRVFQQYYRQPEYVLAKFVLGIVSGLFIGFSFWQSDNSQQGFQNVLFSLFLLCTIFTTLVNQIMPHFVANRALYEVRERPSKVYSWKIFIIAQFLAEIPWHIVLAICAWASFYFAVFGADQSSDRMGLILLFVIQFYIFASSFAQFIISALPDPALGGMLAVFMFGLSLIFNGVMQPPSALPGFWIFMWRVSPLSYYIAGISSTALHGRPIVCSDSELSVFNPPSGQTCGEYLADYLTTATGRLYNENATANCEYCSLRSADQYLAGREISWDDRWRDYGIFWAYFVFNICAAIVFYYVFRVRPYNKKTKAKRA, encoded by the exons ATGGATCCATCCCACCGGGATGGTGCAGATGAGAATGACCTCAGTCTGCAACTAACCAAGACCCAAACTGCTTCCAGTGTGGTCACCAACGAGCAACGTCGTGCCCTCACCAACATCGCTTCCGAGTTACACACCGAGTCGCTGGCCGCTGTCATCACCAACGAGAAAGCTCTAGATCCAAGCCACCCCCAGTTCGATCCGTATCAATGGGCCAAGGTCACTATCCGGGCCTTGGACGCCGAAGATATCGATGCTCGTCAACAAGGTATCCTGTTCGAGGATCTGTCGGTTCATGGATCTGGTTCTTCGCTTCACCTGCAGCAGACGGTGCTGTCCACCCTCATGAGCCCCTTCAAACTGGCTACTTCGGCATTTCGCAGCAAGAAAAGCACACGTCGCACGATTCTACACAGTCATGATGGTCTCTTGGAGAGTGGAGAACTGTTGCTTGTCCTGGGTAGACCTGGTAGTGGTTGCTCTACCTTTCTCAAAACCATCAGTGGTCACCTTCACGGACTGGATTTGGACCCTCAAAGCAATGTGCAGTACAAAGGTATCGCATTCAACCAGATGATCAAGGAATACCGTGGTGAAGTTTTGTACAACCAAGAAGTCGACAAGCACTTCCCTCATCTGACAGTTGGCGAGACCCTCGAGTTCGCTGCCCACGCACGAGCACCCCACAACCGGATCGGTGGCATGAGTCGAGCAGAGTATGTCAAGACGAGGGTTCAGGTGATCATGGCGTTCTTCGGTCTCTCGCATACATACAACACGAAAGTGGGTAATGATTTTATCCGTGGTGTTAGTGGTGGTGAACGGAAGCGTGTGAG TATTGCTGAGATGGCTCTATCGAATGCTCCCATCGGTGCCTGGGATAACAGCACGCGTGGTCTTGACGCTGCCATGGCCCTCGAATTTGTTCAAGCCCTTCGCCTCTCTTCCGATCTCGTCGGCTCCTGCCATGCTGTTGCTGCGTATCAAACATCCGAGTCTATGTACCAGCTGTTCGACCAGGTGGTTGTGCTGTATGAAGGTAGACAGATCTACTACGGCCCTCAACAAGAGGCAGCTCAATACTTCGAAGAAATGGGCTGGGAGCGACCACTGAAACAGATCACCCCTGACTTCTTGACGTCCATCACCAATCCTCGCGAGAGAATCGCTAGAAAAGACATGGCAGACAGGGTTCCCCGGACACCAGCCGAATTCGAAGCTTACTGGAAGAAGAGTCCACAATACCAAGCTCTCAAAGCCAAGATGCACAGCTATAAAGCGAGATATGCGCCGGGAGTCGAGCTCGAGAAGCGATTCGGCGAAAGCAAGCAGGCGCAGCAAGCGAAACATGTGCGCCCGAAGAGTCCTTATCTCCTCTCAATTCCCATGCAGATCCGGATTTGCCTCCGACGAGCATATCAAAGAACACGAAATGACCTTCCCACTACCTTGATTACCGTTTTCGTTCAAATCGCACTCTCGTTGATTATCGGTTCGATTTTCTACAACACACCCGCTGCCACGGCTGGCTTCTTCCAAAGGGGTGCTACCCTCTACTTTTCGGTCCTCATGAACGCTTTGATTACTATTAACGAGATCATGTCCCTTTACGCCCAACGTCCTGTCGTTGAAAAGCAGGCCGGGTATGCATTCGTGCACCCGTTTGCTGAAGCCCTCGCGTCAATCATCCTCGATTTCCCGATTAAGCTCTTCAGATGTATCTGCTTCAGTATCATTCTCTACTTTATGGCGAACCTACGTCGTGAACCTTCTCAATTCTTCATCTACATCTTGTTTTTGATTACTACGATTGTCACGATGTCCGGTGTCTTCCGAAGCTTGGGCTCTGCTACCAAGAGTATTGGACAAGCCATGGCCCTGGCAGGCATCTGCGTCATCTGCATGGTTGTGTACACGGGTTTTACCCTGCCTCAGCCATACATGCATCCGTGGTTCAGCTGGATCAGATGGATCAACCCTATCTTCTACTCGTTCGAAGGCTTGGTTGCCAACGAATTCCATGGACGGCATTTTGAATGCTCGGAGTTCATTCCTAACTATGCCAGTCTTAGTGGTGACTCCTTCATCTGCTCTGCTGTTGGTGCTGTCGCCGGAGCACAAACCGTCTCGGGAGACCAGTTCATTTCCTTGAACTATGAATACTCCTATTCTCACATTTGGCGGAATTACGGAATTCTAATTGCATTCTTGGTATTCTTCAATGCGCTTTACCTCACCATTACTGAGCTTTCCCCCGGTGCGAAGCCCACTGCTGAGGCATTGGTCTTCCGTCCTGGACATGTTCCCGCCAATCTTCagaatgatgaagaaacTGGAGTGGAATCTGTGCAAGCCGTCACTGAAGGTGCAGGAGAGTCTGATCTCGGATCTGCCGAAATTCCGGAACAAAAGGAAATCTTCACCTGGAAAAACCTGTCGTACGATATCCCAGTGAAGGAGGGAACACGAAGGCTTCTTGATGAAGTTAGTGGATTTGTCAAGCCGGGAACTTTGACGGCCCTTATG GGAGTCAGTGGTGCTG GTAAAACCACTTTACTGGACGTCTTGGCGCAGAGGGCCTCCCTTGGAGTCATCACCGGTGAGCTCTTTGTCAACGGTAAAGACCTGAACGCAAGTTTCCCTCGTAAGGTTGGCTACGTACAACAACAAGATATGCATTTGGCCCAATCGACAGTCCGTGAAGCACTTCGATTCAGTGCGGTTCTGCGCCAGCCCAAGACCGTTTCCCTCCAGGAGAAATACGCCTACGTGGAAGAAGTGATCAAAATGTTGGATATGGAAGACTTTGCTGAGGCTGTGGTCGGAAACCCCGGGAATGGTCTGAACGTTTGCCAGAGAAAGCTTCTCAGTATTGGTGTTGAGTTAGCAGCCAAGCCGGAATTGCTGATCTTCTTGGATGAGCCTACTTCTGGTCTCGACTCTCAGAGTGCCTGGGCTATTTGTACCTTCATGAGGAAGCTTGCACATCACGGACAGGCTGTGTTGGCTACGATCCATCAGCCTAGTGCTCTGCTCTTTGAGCACTTTGACCGACTGCTGTTCCTTGCCAAGGGTGGAAAGACGGTGTACTTTGGCGATATTGGCCAGCAATCTCAGACGTTGTTGAACTACTTCCAGAGCAATGGCGCCCGCCGTTGCGAAGCCACTGAAAAC CCCGCTGAATACATGCTGGACATCATCGGCGCGGGTGCGTCTGGAAAGTCAACCATCGACTGGGTCCAGACCTGGAATAACAGTCCCGAACGCAAAGAACTCCACGCTGAACTGGACCGCATCTGCCAAAAGGGCGCATCACTGCCGTCTCGCGACGAAACCATCGCCGAGTTTGCCATGCCTCTGTCTAGTCAGTTCTACTATGTGACACAACGTGTGTTCCAGCAGTACTACCGACAACCCGAATACGTCCTGGCAAAATTCGTTCTGGGAATTGTATCCGGTCTCTTCATCGGCTTTTCCTTCTGGCAGTCCGACAACTCCCAGCAAGGGTTTCAGAATGTTCTTTTCAGTTTGTTCCTGCTGTGTACTATCTTTACCACCTTGGTTAACCA AATCATGCCCCACTTCGTCGCCAACCGCGCCCTCTACGAAGTCCGCGAAAGACCATCAAAGGTCTATTCCTGgaagatcttcatcatcgctcaATTCCTCGCCGAAATCCCGTGGCACATCGTCCTCGCTATCTGCGCCTGGGCATCCTTCTACTTTGCGGTCTTCGGCGCCGACCAATCCTCCGACCGCATGGGTCTGATCctgctcttcgtcatccaATTCTACATCTTCGCCTCCAGTTTCGCCCAATTTATCATCAGCGCCCTCCCCGACCCCGCACTGGGTGGTATGCTCGCCGTCTTCATGTTCGGTCTCTCCCTCATTTTCAACGGTGTCATGCAGCCCCCGTCCGCTTTGCCCggcttctggatcttcatgtGGCGCGTCTCTCCACTGTCGTACTACATCGCCGGAATCTCCAGTACTGCTCTGCACGGCCGTCCGATCGTCTGCTCGGATAGTGAGCTCAGCGTATTCAATCCCCCGTCTGGTCAGACCTGCGGTGAATATCTCGCTGATTACCTCACTACTGCCACGGGCAGGCTGTATAATGAGAATGCGACAGCGAACTGCGAGTATTGTTCCCTTCGTTCGGCTGATCAGTATCTGGCCGGTCGGGAGATTAGCTGGGATGATCGCTGGAGAGATTATGGTATCTTCTGGGCTTACTTTGTCTTCAATATCTGTGCGGCCATTGTGTTTTATTATGTCTTCCGTGTGAGGCCGTACAACAAGAAAACGAAGGCTAAGAGAGCGTga